One window of Chitinispirillales bacterium genomic DNA carries:
- a CDS encoding IS5/IS1182 family transposase, with translation FKVISEKYRNRRKRFKLRFNLIAGICNYENNY, from the coding sequence ATTTAAGGTAATATCTGAAAAATACAGAAACAGAAGAAAAAGATTTAAACTAAGGTTTAATTTAATAGCGGGGATATGCAATTATGAAAATAATTATTGA
- a CDS encoding EamA family transporter: MWVIYSLLAAVFAAVVAIFAKIGISGVNSNLAVAIRTVIVLLMSWFIVFITGKHSEIAQITQKSWIFLALSGLATGISWLFFYKALQIGDASKVVPIDKLSIVITMVLAFVFLGETADPKTILGGLLIVAGTFILIIGNG, encoded by the coding sequence ATGTGGGTGATTTATTCTTTGCTGGCTGCGGTGTTTGCCGCCGTGGTGGCTATTTTTGCAAAAATAGGAATAAGCGGGGTAAATTCAAATCTCGCGGTAGCTATTCGTACCGTGATTGTTTTGCTTATGTCGTGGTTTATAGTTTTTATCACGGGAAAGCACAGTGAAATTGCACAAATCACGCAAAAGAGCTGGATATTTCTGGCGCTTTCCGGACTTGCAACAGGTATTTCGTGGCTGTTTTTTTACAAGGCTCTGCAAATCGGCGACGCGTCTAAAGTTGTTCCGATTGACAAACTTAGTATCGTAATCACAATGGTTTTGGCTTTTGTGTTTTTGGGAGAAACCGCAGATCCAAAAACGATATTAGGCGGACTGCTTATAGTTGCCGGAACTTTTATTCTGATTATAGGAAACGGGTAA
- a CDS encoding RnfABCDGE type electron transport complex subunit B: MFEPVLIFTMLGLVLGIIIVFADWKFYVAPNAKVEKIISILPNANCGACGFAGCTAFAQALSDKDKKAKLNGCVPGGADTAGKIASILGDTDGENIVAKTAKIHCKGGIAEARERAIYDGIPDCLAAVLVANGSKECEYGCLGFGNCVKACPFGAISVNKNGVAVINDEKCTGCGACLSACPRKLIETSPETQKVFVACSNHDKGSKVKQYCSVGCTGCSICAKSVGIANSIVMDNFLPKLDCNTGENFIVASRKCPSHSFTDLVKVRPTVNIDTKCTGCGNCTEACPINGAIEGERGERHSVNKNLCIGCGRCIASCEAHAIGIWGALAYSERYRLSRNRGQIS; this comes from the coding sequence ATGTTTGAGCCGGTTTTAATTTTTACTATGCTTGGACTTGTGCTTGGAATAATTATTGTTTTTGCCGACTGGAAATTTTACGTCGCCCCAAACGCGAAAGTAGAAAAAATTATTTCAATCCTTCCGAACGCAAACTGCGGAGCGTGCGGGTTTGCAGGCTGTACGGCTTTCGCGCAAGCGCTTTCGGACAAAGACAAAAAAGCAAAACTCAACGGCTGTGTTCCTGGCGGCGCCGATACCGCCGGCAAAATCGCTTCGATACTCGGCGATACGGACGGTGAAAATATCGTTGCCAAGACAGCAAAAATTCATTGCAAAGGCGGGATTGCCGAAGCGCGTGAAAGAGCGATCTACGACGGGATTCCCGATTGTCTCGCGGCGGTTTTGGTCGCCAACGGTTCAAAAGAATGCGAATACGGATGTTTAGGTTTCGGCAACTGCGTAAAAGCGTGCCCTTTCGGCGCAATTTCGGTCAATAAAAATGGAGTTGCGGTAATAAACGATGAAAAATGTACCGGATGCGGCGCGTGTCTTTCCGCCTGCCCTAGAAAACTTATAGAAACCTCTCCCGAAACGCAAAAAGTATTCGTCGCTTGCAGCAATCACGACAAAGGCTCAAAAGTGAAACAATACTGTTCGGTCGGTTGTACCGGTTGTTCAATATGCGCCAAATCGGTCGGCATTGCAAATTCGATAGTTATGGACAATTTTCTTCCAAAACTTGACTGTAATACGGGTGAAAATTTCATTGTTGCGTCTCGAAAATGCCCGTCGCACAGTTTCACCGATTTGGTAAAAGTCAGACCGACGGTTAATATCGACACGAAATGTACCGGGTGCGGAAATTGCACCGAGGCGTGTCCAATCAATGGCGCAATCGAAGGCGAGCGTGGAGAACGTCACAGCGTAAATAAAAATTTATGTATCGGTTGCGGTCGCTGTATCGCCTCATGCGAAGCGCACGCAATCGGAATTTGGGGGGCGCTGGCTTACAGCGAAAGGTATCGTCTCAGCAGAAACAGAGGGCAGATCTCATAA
- a CDS encoding RnfABCDGE type electron transport complex subunit A, producing MGDNLFVVFLQISIAAIFIQNFVLSRFLGLCPFFGVSKKLSTAVGMGLAVTFVMVVSTLFTWSFNFFVLQPYDIEYFQTIAFILIIAAFVQITEMAIKRYSPMLYDSLGVFLPLITTNCSILGVAVINIGNNQYTGLPFTFAEAMVNSFMSGVGFSLALVLMAGIRERLELADVPKAFEGLPIAFISAGLIAIAFLGFAGMTIGG from the coding sequence ATGGGTGATAATTTGTTCGTAGTTTTTTTGCAAATTTCAATCGCTGCGATATTTATCCAAAATTTCGTCTTGTCGAGATTTTTAGGATTATGTCCGTTTTTCGGCGTGTCAAAAAAATTATCGACAGCGGTTGGGATGGGGCTTGCCGTTACGTTTGTAATGGTAGTTTCGACATTATTTACTTGGTCGTTCAACTTTTTTGTTTTGCAGCCGTACGATATAGAATACTTTCAAACAATCGCGTTTATTTTGATTATCGCGGCATTCGTCCAAATAACGGAAATGGCGATAAAAAGATATTCGCCTATGCTTTACGATTCATTAGGCGTGTTTTTACCGTTGATAACAACAAACTGCTCGATATTGGGAGTCGCCGTGATAAACATAGGGAATAACCAATACACCGGACTTCCGTTTACTTTTGCGGAGGCTATGGTAAATTCGTTTATGTCTGGAGTGGGATTTTCGTTGGCACTCGTGCTTATGGCCGGAATAAGAGAACGTCTAGAACTTGCTGACGTTCCGAAAGCGTTTGAAGGACTGCCTATAGCGTTTATTTCCGCAGGACTTATAGCGATCGCATTTTTGGGCTTTGCAGGAATGACGATAGGAGGATAA
- a CDS encoding electron transport complex subunit E, whose amino-acid sequence MIDKFLQELKRGVFTENPIFVLALGLCPTLGVSTSVQNGIGMGVATTAVLICSNLIISLVKGIIPDRVRIPCFIVVIATFVSVIQLLIKAYFPELDARLGIFIPLIVVNCIIFARAESFATKNNVSKSAIDGLVMGLGYTFALVTLSAIRELLGANKLLGLSVIPQYSPMVIFILAPGGFFTIALVLAIINSFKPGVKNG is encoded by the coding sequence ATGATTGACAAATTTTTGCAAGAACTCAAAAGAGGTGTTTTTACGGAAAACCCAATATTTGTTTTAGCGCTTGGACTTTGCCCTACGCTTGGAGTAAGTACTTCCGTCCAAAACGGAATCGGAATGGGAGTGGCGACTACAGCCGTACTTATATGTTCAAACTTAATTATTTCGCTTGTTAAAGGCATAATTCCCGATAGAGTGCGAATCCCATGTTTTATTGTAGTTATCGCGACGTTTGTTTCTGTTATACAGTTGTTAATAAAAGCCTATTTCCCGGAACTTGACGCCAGATTAGGAATATTTATTCCGCTTATTGTGGTGAATTGTATAATTTTTGCACGGGCGGAGTCGTTTGCGACAAAAAATAATGTCTCAAAATCTGCAATCGACGGATTGGTTATGGGTCTTGGCTACACTTTCGCCTTAGTTACTTTGAGCGCGATCCGTGAACTTTTGGGAGCGAACAAATTGCTTGGACTTTCCGTAATTCCGCAGTATTCGCCAATGGTTATATTTATTTTGGCGCCCGGCGGATTTTTCACCATAGCCCTGGTTTTGGCAATTATAAACAGCTTCAAACCCGGAGTGAAAAATGGGTGA
- a CDS encoding FMN-binding protein, producing the protein MKNSVQIVFVLTLFVFAATFAIVFTYNKTFDKINKHTQIAQEFSLKSVLSQNSTVVADSVDGFGIYWKEFAPGNKIIGFAFIGAAYGYSSVINFFCGLDLDGKIKGLSIINQNETPGLGTRIVEVVSDAKFPFGLWKKQEKTYPWFCEQYKGVSTVDKISLHKNGEWHTLDNAAKDNLLKNNQITVITGSTITTTAITNEISARAKLLTSLVKITEEAEINTNQEHSEIKSED; encoded by the coding sequence ATGAAAAATTCTGTTCAAATAGTGTTTGTTTTGACTTTATTCGTTTTTGCGGCGACATTTGCGATAGTTTTCACATACAATAAAACTTTTGATAAGATAAACAAGCATACACAAATTGCGCAAGAATTTTCTCTAAAAAGCGTTTTGTCGCAAAATTCGACAGTTGTCGCCGACAGTGTTGACGGATTTGGAATATATTGGAAAGAATTCGCCCCCGGCAACAAAATCATAGGATTTGCGTTTATAGGAGCGGCGTACGGTTATTCAAGCGTGATAAACTTTTTTTGCGGTTTGGACTTAGACGGAAAAATCAAAGGACTTTCCATAATCAATCAAAACGAAACGCCGGGGCTCGGAACAAGAATCGTCGAAGTTGTCTCGGATGCTAAATTCCCGTTTGGGCTTTGGAAAAAACAGGAAAAAACATATCCTTGGTTTTGTGAACAGTACAAAGGAGTTTCAACGGTCGATAAAATTTCTTTGCACAAAAACGGCGAATGGCATACGCTTGATAACGCGGCGAAAGATAATTTACTTAAAAACAATCAAATAACGGTAATTACCGGTTCGACAATCACAACTACGGCGATAACAAACGAAATATCCGCAAGAGCAAAATTGCTTACATCTTTAGTTAAAATTACCGAAGAGGCTGAAATAAATACGAATCAGGAACACTCTGAAATAAAGTCGGAGGATTAA
- a CDS encoding RnfABCDGE type electron transport complex subunit D, giving the protein MENENLLHISFSPHIRGTQTITKIMLDVIIALIPALIASVLIFGLRALLMTLAAVAAAVTTEHIISVFLLKKKTTVGDLSAVVTGMLLAFNLPVAINPAMTILGAVFAIAIVKCAFGGLGFNFMNPALAGRAFLLASYPMAMTGSIFARSGYLGKLPENLSGINIDAISGASAIDGISTATPLVAIKIIQAVKTIELTDLQDSFYSLFIGNIGGTIGETSVLALLLGGIYLIYRGIINPVVPALYIGGVFLLYLIFGQTDVSFFSGTAFTVAMFQILSGGLFLGAFFMATDMTTTPITAKGQAIFAAGCAIITFIIREFGGYPEGCSYSILLMNLFTPLIDKCVKPRVYGTGRKR; this is encoded by the coding sequence ATGGAAAACGAAAATTTACTTCATATTTCATTTTCGCCGCATATTCGCGGAACGCAAACTATTACAAAAATTATGCTTGATGTAATTATCGCTCTAATTCCGGCATTAATAGCGTCTGTTTTGATTTTCGGATTACGGGCGTTACTGATGACGCTTGCCGCCGTTGCGGCTGCAGTAACGACAGAACATATAATTTCGGTGTTTTTGCTAAAAAAGAAAACAACCGTTGGAGATTTGAGTGCGGTTGTTACGGGTATGCTTTTGGCGTTTAATCTTCCCGTTGCAATAAATCCGGCGATGACGATTCTGGGCGCTGTTTTTGCAATAGCCATAGTAAAATGCGCATTCGGCGGGCTCGGATTTAATTTTATGAATCCGGCGCTTGCAGGAAGAGCGTTTTTACTGGCGTCTTACCCTATGGCAATGACGGGGAGTATTTTCGCAAGAAGCGGATATTTGGGTAAGTTACCTGAAAATTTATCAGGAATAAACATTGACGCCATCAGCGGAGCAAGCGCGATTGACGGAATTTCTACGGCGACGCCGCTTGTCGCAATAAAAATTATTCAGGCGGTTAAAACTATTGAGTTGACAGATTTGCAAGATTCGTTTTATTCTTTGTTTATTGGAAATATCGGCGGAACAATCGGAGAAACGTCGGTATTGGCTTTACTTTTGGGCGGTATTTATTTAATATACAGAGGAATAATAAATCCGGTAGTGCCTGCACTTTATATAGGCGGAGTGTTTTTGCTTTATTTGATTTTCGGTCAAACAGACGTTTCATTTTTCAGCGGAACTGCATTTACAGTAGCAATGTTTCAAATACTTTCGGGCGGATTGTTTTTAGGTGCGTTTTTTATGGCGACAGATATGACGACTACGCCGATTACCGCCAAAGGTCAGGCGATTTTTGCGGCGGGATGTGCAATAATAACGTTTATAATAAGAGAATTCGGCGGATATCCGGAAGGTTGTTCGTACTCAATTCTGCTTATGAATTTGTTTACTCCGTTAATTGACAAATGTGTTAAACCAAGAGTTTACGGGACAGGCAGGAAGCGATGA
- the rsxC gene encoding electron transport complex subunit RsxC → MFNKWTFEGGIHIPYNKRLTQSLPIENYPLPQKIVVPVLMHIGAPAKVVVKVGDNVSKGQCVAEADGFVSSPAFSSISGIVSSIGMFKHISGKLVTGVEITADGRNDELRFEPIKNWREQSPSILMRRIGDCGIVGMGGAGFPTQVKLLPHRDKKVNALIINAAECEPYLTTDHRLMLEETDKILKGVKILQKILSVRYVFISIEKNKTDAIYVMKKKATTKEYYGIKIIPLETKYPQGGEKQLISTVLNREVPSGKLPIDAACVVLNVASAAAVCDAVLEGIPLTERVITVTGNAVKRPGNYIVPIGTYVKEILEYCRTDFSKIKKVIAGGPMMGKSLPDICVPVMKQTSGLLVLDTITPSYSKNNCINCGNCVKACSIHLVPSLLAKYFEKDMYEEALKRNVMDCMECGCCSYVCPAKINILHRIRTCKSYITQKRAKESLTQVK, encoded by the coding sequence TTGTTTAATAAATGGACTTTCGAAGGCGGAATTCATATTCCATACAATAAAAGATTGACTCAATCTTTGCCTATCGAAAATTATCCGTTGCCGCAAAAGATTGTGGTGCCTGTTTTGATGCACATAGGCGCGCCTGCGAAAGTGGTTGTAAAAGTCGGCGACAATGTATCAAAAGGTCAGTGTGTCGCGGAAGCGGACGGATTTGTTTCATCTCCGGCGTTTTCTTCTATCAGCGGGATTGTCAGTTCAATCGGAATGTTTAAACATATTTCTGGAAAATTAGTGACAGGCGTTGAAATTACCGCTGACGGCAGAAATGACGAATTAAGGTTTGAACCGATAAAAAATTGGAGAGAACAATCCCCGTCAATTTTAATGAGAAGGATAGGCGACTGCGGAATCGTAGGAATGGGAGGAGCCGGATTTCCTACGCAAGTAAAATTATTGCCTCATCGTGATAAAAAGGTAAACGCTCTGATAATAAACGCTGCGGAATGTGAGCCGTATTTGACGACGGATCACAGATTAATGCTTGAAGAAACCGATAAAATCTTGAAAGGCGTTAAAATTTTACAAAAGATACTTAGCGTCAGATACGTTTTTATCTCCATAGAAAAAAACAAAACGGACGCCATTTATGTGATGAAAAAAAAAGCGACCACTAAAGAATATTATGGAATAAAAATAATTCCGCTTGAAACGAAGTATCCACAGGGCGGAGAAAAACAACTTATAAGCACTGTATTAAACCGAGAAGTCCCAAGCGGAAAACTCCCTATTGACGCAGCTTGTGTTGTGCTAAACGTTGCCTCTGCGGCGGCGGTTTGCGATGCCGTTTTAGAAGGTATCCCGCTTACCGAAAGAGTAATTACGGTTACGGGCAATGCAGTTAAAAGACCGGGGAATTATATTGTCCCTATAGGTACTTACGTTAAAGAAATTTTGGAATATTGCAGAACGGATTTCTCAAAAATCAAAAAGGTAATTGCAGGAGGACCCATGATGGGAAAATCGCTTCCCGATATCTGCGTTCCCGTAATGAAACAAACTTCCGGACTGCTTGTTTTGGATACAATTACTCCTTCTTATAGTAAAAACAACTGTATAAACTGCGGGAATTGCGTGAAAGCGTGCTCAATTCACCTTGTCCCGTCACTTTTGGCGAAATATTTCGAGAAAGACATGTACGAGGAAGCATTAAAACGAAATGTTATGGATTGTATGGAATGCGGATGTTGCTCGTATGTTTGTCCGGCGAAAATAAATATTTTACACAGAATTCGTACGTGCAAAAGTTATATAACTCAAAAAAGAGCGAAAGAGTCGTTAACGCAGGTTAAATAA